A region of the Kiloniellales bacterium genome:
GGAACACGCCGTGATGGCCGGGCGGTATGTCGTAGCCCTTGGCTTCCAGGTCGGCGACCCACGGCAGGTTCTCGTCGGTGATCCAGATCACCGGGGTCATCCCGGGCAGGACGCTCTCGTAGCGCGACAGGGCGGGGTCGCCGGCCGCAAGGTCCCGCGGGTCGGCGCTGGTGTCCGTGTAGCCGATCAGCACGGGCTCGTAGCCCGCCTTGCGGGCCTCCAGGGCAATGTTGGTGTGGCGCCGGTCGAGCGGCGTGCCGTTGGCAACCGAGCGGTGGTTCTGGAGATACATCCCGGTCAGCAGCGACGCCCGGCTCGGCCCGCAGGGCACGGTCTGCGCGTAGTGGCGCCGGAACAGCACGCCGTCGGCGGCGAGACGGTCGAGATGGGGCGTCTTGACGCAGGGGTGCCCGAGCGCGGAGAGGCAGTCGCCCCGCCACTGGTCGGCGGTGATCAGGAGGACGTTCTTGGGTTCGGACACGGTGTCAGCGTTCCCGCCTGTTCGGCCTTCTTGAAAGCTAAAGCCTTTCGGCCTGTACACCAGGGCGCTTCCGCCATCCAGTGAAATTGTCATGTAGCGCCGCGCGGCGCCGCCGCTGCGCGGTTTCTCCTTGCGCCCCGGCTCCGGGCGCTGATCAATGGGCGCAGGATCTTCCGGCAGTCGGAGGCAAGCGCCATGAGCACGTCCCAGCCGGGCACGCCCAAAGTTCTCGTGCTGTTCAGCGACACCCGCGACATACGGGAGGTCTTGGAGCCTCGTTTCCCAGACCTGCCGGTGACCTACGCCTCCTCGACCGAGGCGATCGGCGAGACCCTGGAGCGTGTCCGTCCCGAGGTCGTCTTCTCGATCAAGGACAGCGGTTTTGCTGGCGACGTCCACAAGGCCGCCATCGCGTTCCCCTCGGTCCGCTGGTTCCACGTCGGCGGCTCGGGCTACGAGCACGTGATCCCCTGGGACGCCGAGCGGGTCACGGTGACCAACGGCGCCGGCGTGCTCGCGCGCTTCCTGGCCGAGACGGCGACCGGCGCGATGCTGATGCTGAACGGCAACCTGCTCAGCTACCGCGACCAGCAGCGCGCCGTGACCTGGCGGCCGATCCCGTTCCGCCCCTTGTCGGATCAGACCCTGCTGGTCGTCGGCGTCGGCGCGATTGGCGGCTACCTCGCGGACAACGCCAAGGCGCTCGGCATGCGCGTGCTGGGCACGCGGCGGAGCGGCGCGCCCCATCCCTCGGTCGAAGAGATGCATCCGCCGGAAGCCCTGCCCGACCTCCTGGGCCGGGCCGACGTGGTCAGCCTCCACCTGCGCCTGACAGAGGAGACCCGCCACACCATCGATCGCGCCGCCCTGGCGGCGATGAAGCCCGGCGCCATGCTGATCAACACGGCGCGCGGCCCGGTGGTCGACGAGCCGGCCCTGATCGCGGCCCTCGAGTCGGGCCATTTGGGCGCCGCCTATCTCGACGTCTTCGAGACCGAGCCGCTGCCGCCCGACAGCCCGCTCTGGTCCTTCGACCGGGTCTTCGTCACGCCGCACGCCTCGGACAACGTCACGCGCTGGCCAGGGCTCTTCGCCGAGCGCTTCGCCGACAACCTGGAGCGCTGGATCCGCGGCGAGCCGCTGCAAAGCCGGGTCTCGCCCTAGGCGCTTGCAGAAAGACGCCTGAGACTTTGATGACAGTCACCCTTCGACAAGCTCAGGATGAGGTTCAATTCCTGAAACAAGTCACCCTCACCCTGAGCCTGTCGAAGGGTGATGGTTGCGGCTGTGCACGTTTTCAGCGGCCTGCCGGAGCGGAGAGTGTTGAGTTTGCATCACGCCGTGATCGCGTCCTCACTAGCCTGTCCGCTCTCGGATCCATAGGCTAAGGGGCGCCCGATGCAGCGGGCCGAGACCCCGGACCGGCGGCGCAACCGGCCGCTGTTCGGCATCGGCCTGGCGCTCGCCTCCTTGGCCTTGCTCTCTATCCTGACGGCCATGGTGAAGTGGCTCGGCGAGGCCTATCCGGTCAGCCAGATCCTCTTCTTCCGCTTTCTCTTCGCCCTGCCGCCGATCCTCTACTTCCTGCGCCGGGCGGGCGGCGTCGCGGCGCTGCGCACCCGGCGTCCCCTCGACCACGCCCTGCGCTCGGGCTTCGGGGTCTGCGGCATCGGGCTATTCTTCTTCGCGATCACCGAGATCCCGCTGGCCGAGGCGACCGCGATCTTCTACGCCGCGCCGATCTTCGTGACCGCGCTCTCGGTGCCGATCCTGGGCGAGGCGGTCGGGCCGCGGCGCTGGACGGCGGTTCTGGTCGGTTTCGTCGGGGTCTTCGTGATCACCGATCCGACCGGCGCGGTGCTCGGGCTCGGGATCATGGCGGCCGTGGCCTCGGCCGTCTTCAGCGCCCTGGTCTCGATCTGGATCCGTCGCCTGAGCCGCAGCGAGGCGACCGCCACCATCGCGCTCTACTACAATTCCACCGGCACGCTGGTCGCCGGGGCGCTGGTCCTGATCTTCGGCTGGCGCACGCCGGAGCCCTTGGATCTCCTGGTCCTCGTGTCCCTCGGCCTGATCGGCGGCCTGGCGCAATACCTCATGACCGCCTCGTTCCGCTACGCCGAGGCCAGCCTGCTCACGCCTTTCGAGTACCTCGCCCTGATCTTCGCCGCGGTCATCGGCTTCCTGGTCTGGCAGGAGGTGCCCCCCTGGACCACCCTGACCGGCGCCGCGATCATCGTCGCGAGCGGTCTCTTCGTGATCTACCGGGAAGCCTGGCTGGCGGCGCGCGGCCGCAAGGCCGCCTCGACAGCTGGGGCTCCCGACGTCGCCGACGACAAGGCTTCGCGATCTTGCTAGAGCGGATCGCATTCAAACGGGATCACTTTCTGATCCCGTTTGAATGCGTGAATCCGCTCTACATCAATAGTTAGAGCGGATCCACGCGGCAAATGGATCGCCTCAGGCGATTCCATTTGACCGCGATCTGCTCTAGGCTAAGGGCCGCGCAATTGAAGCTGTTTCACGCGCGGAAAGGCCTGGATCGCGCCAAGCGGTCACGTCAACGAGACAGGGGAGGCAAGCATGATCGCCTACACAATCATCGGCACGAACGACCTCGCAAAGTCCGCGGCCTTCTACGACGCGCTGCTCGCCGAAGTCGGCGGCAAACGCGCGATGGAGGTCGACCGGGTGATCCTCTGGGCCGGCGCCGAGGGCACGCCCTTCTTCTGC
Encoded here:
- a CDS encoding D-2-hydroxyacid dehydrogenase, which codes for MSTSQPGTPKVLVLFSDTRDIREVLEPRFPDLPVTYASSTEAIGETLERVRPEVVFSIKDSGFAGDVHKAAIAFPSVRWFHVGGSGYEHVIPWDAERVTVTNGAGVLARFLAETATGAMLMLNGNLLSYRDQQRAVTWRPIPFRPLSDQTLLVVGVGAIGGYLADNAKALGMRVLGTRRSGAPHPSVEEMHPPEALPDLLGRADVVSLHLRLTEETRHTIDRAALAAMKPGAMLINTARGPVVDEPALIAALESGHLGAAYLDVFETEPLPPDSPLWSFDRVFVTPHASDNVTRWPGLFAERFADNLERWIRGEPLQSRVSP
- a CDS encoding DMT family transporter, with the protein product MQRAETPDRRRNRPLFGIGLALASLALLSILTAMVKWLGEAYPVSQILFFRFLFALPPILYFLRRAGGVAALRTRRPLDHALRSGFGVCGIGLFFFAITEIPLAEATAIFYAAPIFVTALSVPILGEAVGPRRWTAVLVGFVGVFVITDPTGAVLGLGIMAAVASAVFSALVSIWIRRLSRSEATATIALYYNSTGTLVAGALVLIFGWRTPEPLDLLVLVSLGLIGGLAQYLMTASFRYAEASLLTPFEYLALIFAAVIGFLVWQEVPPWTTLTGAAIIVASGLFVIYREAWLAARGRKAASTAGAPDVADDKASRSC